Proteins encoded together in one Miscanthus floridulus cultivar M001 chromosome 16, ASM1932011v1, whole genome shotgun sequence window:
- the LOC136511767 gene encoding DUF21 domain-containing protein At4g14240-like yields the protein MAAAAGRARAVSLAAAVRVVAATARPASSAAAAAGVGAVALIVQGEDTAFGSLEWWAYAGISCFLVLFAGIMSGLTLGLMSLGLVELEILQRSGTDAEKAQAATILPVVQKQHQLLVTLLLCNAAAMEALPIFLDRMFHPVVAVILSVTFVLAFGEVIPQAICTRYGLAVGANFVWLVRILMVICYPISYPIGKILDCALGHNESALFRRAQLKALVSIHSKEAGKGGELTHDETTIISGALDLTEKTAAEAMTPIESTFSLDVDSKLDWEAIGKILARGHSRVPVYSGNPKNIIGLLLVKSLLTVRAETETPVSAVSIRRIPRVPSDMPLYDILNEFQKGSSHMAAVVKAKPKTEPLPDKTEPDREAVGPAQLTVPLLSNAEESADNVVVDIERPHNRQVNGNPASNTVPRSSEDIEDGEVVGIITLEDVFEELLQEEIVDETDEYVDVHKRIRVAAAAAASSVARAPSVRRLTGQKAANLQGAQNRQGQQPPGILKKPTDGDSNPSKQVNLVEPLLEKRR from the exons atggcggcggcggcggggagggcgCGGGCGGTGAgcctggcggcggcggtgcgcgtggtggcggcgacggcgcggcCGGCGTCGAGCGCAGCCGCGGCGGCGGGAGTGGGTGCGGTGGCGTTGATCGTGCAGGGGGAGGACACGGCCTTCGGGTCGCTGGAGTGGTGGGCGTACGCGGGCATCTCCTGCTTCCTCGTGCTCTTCGCCGGGATCATGTCCGGGCTCACACTGGGGCTCATGTCGCTCGGCCTCGTCGAGCTGGAGATCCTCCAACGCAGCGGCACCGACGCCGAGAAGGCTCAGGCTG CTACCATCCTTCCGGTTGTTCAAAAGCAACACCAGCTTCTTGTCACCCTGTTGTTGTGTAATGCTGCTGCCATGGAG GCACTTCCTATATTTCTTGACAGAATGTTTCATCCTGTTGTTGCTGTAATATTGTCAGTGACATTTGTTCTTGCCTTTGGAGAG GTTATACCACAAGCAATCTGTACCAGATATGGTCTGGCAGTGGGTGCTAACTTTGTATGGCTCGTACGCATTCTCATGGTCATCTGCTATCCAATTTCTTACCCTATTGGGAAG ATCCTGGACTGTGCTCTTGGGCACAATGAGTCTGCACTTTTTAGGCGAGctcagttgaaagctctagtttcaaTCCATAGCAAAGAG GCTGGCAAGGGTGGAGAGCTCACCCATGATGAGACTACAATCATAAGTGGAGCCTTGGACCTGACCGAAAAG ACTGCTGCAGAAGCTATGACACCTATTGAGTCAACTTTCTCACTAGATGTGGATTCCAAGTTGGACTG GGAAGCAATTGGGAAAATTCTTGCCCGTGGTCACAGTCGTGTTCCTGTATACTCAGGAAACCCTAAAAACATCATCGGTCTCCTATTG GTTAAGAGTCTTTTGACTGTTCGTGCTGAAACGGAGACGCCAGTTAGTGCTGTTTCAATTAGAAGGATTCCAAG GGTTCCTTCAGACATGCCTTTGTATGATATACTCAACGAGTTTCAGAAAGGAAGTAGTCATATGGCTGCTGTTGTGAAGGCTAAACCCAAAACTGAACCACTCCCTGATAAAACTGAACCAGATAGGGAAGCAGTTGGGCCAGCACAGTTGACTGTTCCCTTGTTATCTAATGCTGAAGAAAGTGCAGACAATGTGGTTGTGGATATCGAAAGACCACATAACAGGCAGGTTAATGGAAACCCAGCATCAAACACAGTGCCTAGGTCATCAGAGGATATTGAGGACGGTGAGGTCGTTGGTATCATCACACTTGAAGATGTATTTGAAGAACTCCTACAG GAGGAAATAGTGGATGAGACTGATGAATATGTTGATGTTCATAAAAG GATCcgagtagctgctgctgctgctgcatcatCGGTTGCAAGGGCTCCATCTGTTAGGAGATTAACAGGCCAAAAGGCTGCA AACCTTCAGGGAGCACAGAATCGCCAAGGACAGCAGCCTCCTGGAATTCTCAAGAAACCCACTGACGGTGATTCAAACCCATCAAAACAAGTGAACCTTGTGGAACCTCTTCTGGAAAAGAGGAGGTAA
- the LOC136512528 gene encoding uncharacterized protein produces MSPPHSAPHHPSLAAGDNKKQPHLGADPNNKTSSCFGGGGDHHPKKPGPSAAKLALASFLAVILLLAADASLTGAGAHRRLRQQYLHYIGVGVGVGGGGSTDALSWLSVPDRPNFTDDLLARWLAPGGSPCRDARTANISVGVLDDAAASGEATALGAGQIHEVTFWALDEAGQRRCLGGDYFEVDLSGDAWKSRPPIVDHGDGSYSFRLQVAPRFAVGEFRLTVVLLFRSFEGLKFSSSRFKYRAELRRIPLLFRPDNNASLSALETCRAADFSRDVWSGRWTRLAKNDTCDDVDAAGRYRCLEPDHPCEAPWCDGPLGALESNGWVYSAHCSFKLFAADAAWRCLDGKWLFFWGDSNHVDTIRNLLTFVLGITDTSAVTRRFDAVFTNPSGGAETVRITSIFNGHWNMSMNYLGLHSLRNRGFRQLIRSYFMSGDRVPDFVVLNSGLHDGCYWTSVRAYAQGADFAAQFWSGVMAKVRARGHAVPRVFYRTTIATGGYARDLAFNPNKMEAFNGVLVEKMRQYGVLTGGVIDNFDMTFPWHYDNRCNDGVHYGRAPARLVWRDGKIGHQYFVDLMLGHVLLNAICNG; encoded by the coding sequence ATGTCGCCGCCCCACTCGGCGCCCCACCACCCATCCCTCGCCGCCGGGGACAACAAGAAGCAGCCACACCTCGGGGCCGACCCCAACAACAAGACCTCCTCCTGCTTCGGCGGCGGGGGCGACCACCACCCCAAGAAGCCCGGCCCCTCCGCAGCCAAGCTCGCGCTCGCGTCCTTCCTcgccgtcatcctcctcctcgccgccgacGCCTCCCTTACCGGCGCCGGCGCGCACCGCCGCCTGCGGCAGCAGTACCTGCATTACATCGGCGTCGGCGTTGGCGTTGGAGGCGGAGGCAGCACCGACGCGCTCTCGTGGCTCTCCGTGCCGGACCGCCCCAACTTCACCGACGACCTACTCGCGCGGTGGCTCGCGCCCGGGGGCTCCCCGTGCCGGGACGCGCGCACGGCGAACATCTCCGTCGGGGTTCTCGACGACGCCGCGGCGAGCGGGGAGGCCACCGCTCTCGGCGCGGGCCAGATCCACGAGGTCACGTTCTGGGCGCTGGACGAGGCTGGGCAGCGCCGCTGCCTCGGCGGGGACTACTTCGAGGTCGACCTCTCCGGGGACGCCTGGAAGTCGCGGCCCCCCATCGTCGACCACGGCGACGGCTCCTACTCCTTCCGCCTCCAGGTCGCGCCGCGCTTCGCCGTCGGGGAGTTCCGCCTCACCGTCGTCCTCCTCTTCCGCAGCTTCGAGGGGCTCAAGTTCTCCTCCTCGAGGTTCAAGTACCGCGCCGAGCTGCGCCGTATCCCCCTCCTGTTCCGGCCGGACAATAACGCGTCCCTGTCGGCGCTGGAGACGTGCCGCGCCGCGGACTTCTCTCGCGATGTCTGGTCGGGACGGTGGACGCGGCTCGCCAAGAACGATACCTGCGACGACGTCGACGCCGCGGGGCGGTACCGGTGCCTGGAGCCGGACCACCCGTGCGAGGCACCGTGGTGCGACGGGCCGCTCGGCGCGCTGGAGAGCAACGGCTGGGTTTATTCGGCGCACTGCTCCTTCAAGCTCTTTGCGGCCGATGCGGCGTGGCGGTGCCTTGACGGCAAGTGGCTCTTCTTCTGGGGCGACTCCAACCATGTCGACACCATCCGGAACCTCCTCACCTTCGTCCTCGGCATCACGGATACGTCTGCCGTGACGCGCCGGTTCGATGCAGTGTTCACCAATCCCAGTGGCGGAGCAGAGACTGTGAGGATCACGAGCATCTTCAACGGCCACTGGAACATGAGCATGAACTATCTCGGCTTGCATTCCCTTCGGAACAGAGGTTTCCGGCAGCTCATCCGGTCCTACTTCATGTCCGGTGATCGTGTCCCGGACTTCGTGGTCCTGAACTCTGGCCTGCATGATGGCTGCTACTGGACCAGCGTCCGCGCCTACGCGCAGGGTGCGGATTTTGCAGCACAGTTCTGGTCCGGAGTCATGGCCAAAGTCCGGGCTCGTGGGCACGCTGTGCCAAGGGTGTTCTACCGGACGACGATCGCCACCGGGGGCTATGCTAGGGACCTGGCATTCAATCCAAACAAGATGGAGGCGTTCAATGGTGTGCTCGTTGAGAAGATGAGGCAGTACGGGGTGCTCACTGGTGGAGTGATCGACAATTTCGACATGACATTCCCGTGGCACTACGACAACCGTTGCAATGACGGTGTGCACTACGGGCGTGCACCAGCGAGGCTTGTGTGGCGGGACGGCAAGATTGGGCACCAGTACTTCGTGGACCTGATGCTGGGGCATGTGCTCCTCAATGCCATCTGCAATGGATGA